The Deltaproteobacteria bacterium genome includes a region encoding these proteins:
- the bluB gene encoding 5,6-dimethylbenzimidazole synthase, with protein sequence MELLQCIRKGAAHQRRKHHLDVYEAIYKRRDIRHFRTDPVPDDVLQRILNAAHHAGSVGFMQPWNFLVIRAKETKQQIFELYKKANKAAAAQYQGEQRALYDSLKLAGIMEADISLVVTCDTNRETGAGLGRQTMPETAVYSTCCAIENLWLAARAEGIGVGWVSIVDADSAKKILGIPDNLTLVAYLCVGYPVTFEKKPMLETAGWQERVPLEDLVYYEKWATKR encoded by the coding sequence ATGGAGTTGCTTCAGTGTATCCGAAAGGGCGCGGCACACCAAAGGAGGAAGCACCACTTGGACGTCTACGAGGCTATCTACAAACGTCGTGATATTCGCCATTTTCGCACCGATCCGGTGCCCGATGACGTCCTTCAGCGCATCCTCAATGCGGCGCATCATGCTGGCTCTGTCGGCTTTATGCAGCCGTGGAACTTTCTCGTGATCCGCGCCAAGGAGACCAAACAGCAAATTTTTGAGCTCTATAAAAAAGCCAATAAAGCCGCGGCAGCGCAATACCAAGGTGAGCAGCGAGCGCTCTACGACTCACTAAAACTTGCTGGTATCATGGAAGCGGACATCAGTCTCGTAGTGACTTGCGACACCAACCGCGAAACTGGCGCCGGTCTGGGACGGCAAACGATGCCGGAAACTGCGGTCTACAGTACTTGCTGTGCGATTGAAAATCTGTGGCTGGCAGCGCGCGCCGAAGGCATAGGCGTGGGTTGGGTGAGTATCGTCGACGCTGACTCTGCCAAGAAAATACTGGGCATACCGGACAACCTCACCTTAGTTGCTTACCTTTGTGTGGGTTATCCGGTCACGTTTGAGAAAAAACCAATGCTCGAAACGGCCGGCTGGCAGGAGCGGGTGCCCCTGGAAGACTTGGTATACTATGAAAAGTGGGCCACCAAACGATAG
- the cobC gene encoding alpha-ribazole phosphatase, with amino-acid sequence MDIWLIRHTSVAIGPSYCYGRSDVALADTFHAEAAAVRAKIGIQGSQDALAPVITSPAQRCTRLAASLGGQVSEDADLWEMNFGSWEGQKWADLPRAAIDSWANDLGNVAPPGGETLTEVSLRAQRAWGRLIQLGTETVYCVTHAGVIRVLLAHLFEMPTGRAFSLAVEYGGCTLIQVSDLPPKLKKFNL; translated from the coding sequence ATGGACATATGGTTGATTCGCCACACAAGCGTCGCCATCGGGCCCAGCTACTGCTACGGGCGCAGCGATGTTGCGCTGGCCGACACCTTTCACGCCGAAGCTGCGGCGGTGCGGGCCAAGATCGGCATTCAGGGTAGTCAGGACGCGCTGGCTCCGGTGATTACGAGTCCTGCCCAACGCTGCACGAGGCTAGCGGCTAGTCTCGGCGGCCAGGTGAGCGAGGACGCGGATCTGTGGGAGATGAACTTTGGCTCTTGGGAGGGGCAAAAATGGGCTGACCTACCACGAGCCGCCATTGACTCGTGGGCCAACGATCTTGGCAACGTGGCCCCGCCCGGTGGCGAGACGCTGACCGAGGTGAGTTTGCGGGCACAGCGTGCTTGGGGGCGCCTCATACAGTTGGGCACCGAGACGGTCTATTGTGTGACCCATGCCGGTGTTATCCGTGTGCTGTTGGCGCATCTATTTGAAATGCCCACGGGTCGGGCTTTTTCGCTGGCCGTGGAATACGGTGGTTGCACGTTAATACAGGTGTCCGATCTGCCGCCAAAACTCAAGAAGTTTAATCTCTGA